In one window of Cytophagaceae bacterium ABcell3 DNA:
- a CDS encoding sulfotransferase domain-containing protein — MKILQGGVPKCGNFWLWQIIQQILKLSDHDHTSYIEKQPIYNLARTWDLNFPEQARIDVIDITDLQVSHRISSIYRMPIENMPQYLAQTNHVWTHSPICKRSADVFKHFNKKVYIIRDPRDRAISASKYYTSLYMLKYFPQEEKDPQSFLNKNLEKLMHEWVWHVWDHLRMSKTHNIHFLFFEGLKTNFQQELQGLLDYLEIDLTKNQKLFIEDAVSFSTLKKQNPKHLKTGKFGYWKEHLNDTQLSTTLKIVNPLLNFLGYPEDDTPTTVPPLNATMQEIASLKEKLIYSQQFLYS; from the coding sequence ATGAAAATCTTACAAGGCGGTGTACCTAAGTGTGGAAATTTTTGGCTTTGGCAAATCATTCAACAAATTCTAAAATTGTCAGACCATGACCACACCAGCTATATTGAAAAACAACCAATCTACAACCTTGCCAGAACCTGGGACCTTAATTTCCCCGAACAGGCTAGAATAGATGTGATAGACATTACAGACCTTCAAGTCAGTCACAGGATAAGCAGCATCTACAGAATGCCGATAGAAAACATGCCCCAATACCTTGCTCAAACAAACCATGTCTGGACACATTCGCCTATTTGCAAAAGAAGTGCTGACGTTTTCAAACACTTTAACAAAAAAGTATACATTATCCGCGACCCGAGGGACAGGGCTATTTCAGCTTCAAAATATTATACATCGCTCTACATGCTCAAATATTTTCCTCAAGAAGAAAAAGATCCGCAAAGTTTTCTTAATAAAAACCTAGAAAAATTAATGCACGAATGGGTTTGGCATGTATGGGACCATTTAAGAATGAGCAAGACACATAATATACATTTCTTGTTTTTTGAGGGTTTAAAAACAAACTTTCAGCAGGAATTACAAGGTCTATTGGACTACTTGGAAATAGATTTAACAAAGAACCAAAAGCTGTTTATAGAAGATGCTGTTAGTTTCAGTACATTAAAAAAACAGAACCCTAAGCATCTAAAAACAGGAAAGTTCGGTTATTGGAAAGAACACCTAAACGACACTCAGCTAAGCACCACACTAAAAATAGTAAACCCTCTCTTAAACTTCTTAGGATATCCTGAAGATGACACGCCAACAACAGTGCCTCCTCTTAATGCAACCATGCAGGAGATCGCTTCTCTTAAAGAAAAGCTTATTTACTCACAGCAGTTTTTGTATAGTTAA
- a CDS encoding CPBP family intramembrane glutamic endopeptidase, which produces MESNIKKKTLLTTVGLLLAYFPTYTPSALGNIDESLKPSGPTSVIYWNWIAVIALLVFILIIERKLLSSILLIKPNKKDILWALIFWAVAMTWNVVANTIAPQPTNTGIETLSKLSLPWLFALVFTTAITEEILYRGYSIERIRELTGKLWLAVLFSFIIFLLPHISFFGYQWLFYQGIGTILIYILYIWRRNLYACMLLHFLLNVPVLFIS; this is translated from the coding sequence TTGGAAAGTAATATCAAAAAGAAAACCCTACTTACAACCGTCGGACTTCTACTGGCCTACTTTCCCACATATACTCCATCGGCTTTAGGTAACATTGACGAATCTTTAAAACCCAGTGGGCCAACATCGGTTATTTATTGGAACTGGATTGCAGTCATAGCCCTACTAGTATTTATACTAATCATTGAGAGAAAACTATTAAGCTCTATCCTACTTATCAAGCCTAACAAAAAAGACATCTTATGGGCTTTGATATTTTGGGCAGTAGCCATGACTTGGAATGTAGTAGCCAATACCATAGCACCACAACCTACAAATACCGGCATAGAAACTCTGAGTAAACTTTCACTGCCTTGGCTCTTCGCTTTGGTCTTTACCACCGCTATCACTGAAGAAATTTTATACCGTGGATACTCTATTGAACGTATAAGAGAATTGACCGGAAAATTATGGTTAGCAGTGTTGTTCAGCTTCATTATTTTCTTATTACCACATATCAGCTTTTTCGGATATCAATGGCTTTTCTACCAAGGCATAGGCACCATACTCATTTATATACTCTACATCTGGAGAAGAAACCTCTATGCCTGCATGCTCCTTCACTTTCTGCTAAATGTGCCCGTGTTATTTATATCATAA
- a CDS encoding sensor histidine kinase gives MLKRYILLTFLVLSALPLWGTADPIVLSDKTLNKEHFFHGNYLDLLEDPSGTLTLEDVMKEEYQHKFFRDTIKIAGKFNFNSYYWGKFTIVNQSSQTKDWLMEFYDFKIDSFEVYIPDADGNFIKKTGGDQYPFSSKEYVHKNFVFNIPHIPEDEPFTIYFKVYIEEPVAVIGVVRTSKRFIQYATIEYFCLALFYGILLSVLFYNLFLFFSVKEKSYFFLATYIFGFGLHAMSKDGTGFQLFWPEYPELNQYATQFFQLVIMASIVLYAKAFLLIRTLLPLFNKWLNTLIAIRIVLFVLSLTIPDNIVYSFTYYYDFFTAFTIFTIGIYTYYYKKYKPARYYMMAFAFFFTGFFITTLHTLRWFELGVYLTAYGFNGGVLLQIFFLSLSVGHRINILIQEKEQVKDQAQKELEEKVNERTMELQEKNRQLDSFVYKASHDIKGPLKSIMGLTSVALKDDPSRSKEYLTHIMKSTKRLDILLHDLLDLTKLQREKPLEITEVHIEDLIKEVILSFKNVEGFSEMKMDIINKAGNTIPMDKNLIYSIIQNFVENSIKYRDPEKAQPMLKIIVKSTKQGIIFTFKDNGLGVPKGYQEAIFDMFTKVNESSNGFGIGLHIVKLSVNKLGGTITMNSTEGKGTEFKVIIPHLTLSQATPETPEKEVA, from the coding sequence ATGCTTAAAAGATATATACTTTTAACTTTTCTGGTGCTATCCGCTCTACCACTTTGGGGTACGGCTGACCCAATCGTGCTTTCTGACAAAACACTGAACAAGGAGCATTTCTTTCATGGCAATTATCTAGACCTGCTTGAAGATCCCTCAGGCACTTTAACGCTTGAAGATGTAATGAAGGAAGAATACCAGCACAAGTTTTTCAGAGACACTATCAAAATTGCGGGCAAGTTTAACTTTAACTCTTACTATTGGGGCAAATTCACCATTGTTAACCAGTCATCCCAAACCAAAGACTGGCTAATGGAATTTTATGACTTTAAAATAGACTCCTTTGAAGTGTACATTCCCGATGCTGATGGAAATTTCATCAAAAAAACGGGAGGTGACCAATACCCTTTCTCTTCAAAAGAGTATGTGCATAAGAACTTTGTTTTCAACATCCCTCACATTCCAGAAGATGAACCATTTACCATTTACTTTAAGGTATATATAGAAGAGCCAGTGGCTGTAATAGGAGTTGTGCGTACCAGTAAGCGCTTTATCCAATATGCTACTATAGAATATTTCTGCCTGGCTTTATTTTACGGAATTTTGTTATCGGTACTGTTCTACAACCTATTTCTGTTTTTTTCTGTAAAAGAAAAGTCTTATTTCTTCCTTGCCACCTATATTTTTGGCTTTGGATTACATGCCATGAGCAAGGACGGTACTGGGTTTCAATTATTCTGGCCGGAATACCCTGAATTAAATCAATATGCCACCCAGTTTTTCCAACTGGTTATCATGGCGTCCATTGTATTGTACGCAAAAGCTTTTCTCCTGATCCGGACGCTCTTACCACTGTTCAACAAATGGTTAAACACCTTGATCGCCATCAGAATTGTGCTTTTCGTTCTATCTCTTACAATTCCTGACAATATAGTATACAGCTTCACTTACTATTATGACTTTTTTACAGCCTTTACCATATTTACCATAGGAATTTACACCTATTATTATAAAAAGTACAAACCTGCCAGGTACTATATGATGGCCTTTGCCTTTTTCTTTACAGGCTTCTTTATTACCACCTTACACACCCTACGCTGGTTTGAATTAGGTGTTTATTTAACGGCATATGGGTTTAATGGCGGTGTATTATTGCAAATATTCTTCCTTTCTTTATCGGTCGGTCACAGAATCAACATATTGATACAGGAGAAAGAGCAAGTAAAAGACCAGGCTCAAAAAGAGTTGGAAGAAAAGGTCAATGAAAGAACCATGGAGTTGCAGGAAAAAAACCGGCAACTAGACTCATTTGTATATAAAGCTTCTCATGATATCAAAGGGCCTTTAAAATCTATTATGGGCCTTACTTCGGTAGCGCTCAAAGACGACCCGTCTCGTTCGAAAGAGTACCTTACCCATATCATGAAAAGCACCAAAAGGCTGGATATACTGCTCCATGACCTGCTAGACTTAACCAAACTACAGCGTGAAAAGCCTCTGGAAATAACTGAGGTACACATAGAGGACCTGATCAAGGAGGTAATCCTCAGCTTTAAAAATGTAGAAGGGTTTTCGGAAATGAAAATGGATATTATAAACAAAGCAGGCAACACCATCCCTATGGACAAAAACCTGATATATTCCATTATTCAAAATTTTGTAGAAAACAGCATCAAATACAGAGACCCGGAAAAAGCACAGCCAATGCTAAAAATTATAGTAAAATCAACCAAACAGGGGATTATTTTCACTTTTAAAGATAATGGTCTCGGTGTTCCTAAAGGTTACCAAGAAGCTATTTTTGACATGTTTACAAAGGTAAATGAAAGTTCAAATGGTTTTGGCATTGGCTTACATATTGTCAAGCTGTCAGTAAACAAGTTGGGCGGTACAATCACAATGAATAGCACTGAAGGAAAAGGAACCGAGTTCAAGGTTATAATTCCACATTTAACCCTAAGCCAAGCCACACCCGAAACTCCAGAGAAGGAGGTTGCCTAA
- a CDS encoding carbohydrate binding domain-containing protein — translation MNLKTFATILLSVLFYSSFAQNQLRNPGFEESESDWNLWGGEISLTAKEGKRSLKVFNREHKWSGADQIVFMPEGVVELVVSGWMKVDSVKRGNQPWEQARISVELLNEAGALEGGYPPVVGQRTGTRDWTFYSNTYPISTAVRSVKVFVGLGNASGTAYFDELTVQFKDKNGDFLDAELPSGPVDEGNWYAFEVQPALNGSHYVDWSNLLDAPAGKHGFLQTSGNKVVFEDGTPAKFWGVNLVGGNCFPSKKTADSLATRLSKMGCNLVRFHHMDAPWADPNIFNSGAAAEKLSPESLDKLDYLIHALKKKGIYTFLDLLVHRDFNGLEGVEHDLPDLGGKQVGYFHDKVIEYQVDYAQQLLSHKNPYTKLHYYEEPAIIASEFINESSAFLHFGGDILNEPYRKMAQEKFEKEYPGKKLSSFGLDYGTGNSSPSINEKDNTRGDVKESIAFYNNIERKYYQYMYDQLREAGAKYLLAGSNFPIPVLANQYNNTKLDFIITNEYWDHPQIWKIDNDWSRILYAPIENLSMLKNPQKNIMLNISKFRWADKPLMVTEYNICYPNEYALEGFPFAAAYASLQGFDGMMEFDFDSTMPGGDELHPFMMSRLPEQVAQWVVAAPMFLRGDIKQAPGLVTDFIKPEQWQSLPLYSDFLDKNFYLPFVTKVAKTTDSTAVQPIGDFASFHDADKKVIKSETGELALDYGAGVMQIRSENVQGVTGGLKGQKFSFPFMDVEVQNSWASVLVVSADGKPLSESKKVYLVTTTPIKATGQKYNYSRKGITDAGKLPLLVQEMEGQVTFKRKAKFRVYPLTIHGDKKARVRLKDNKLDTSKGKTFVYEVKVR, via the coding sequence ATGAACTTAAAAACATTTGCAACCATCCTTTTGAGCGTTCTGTTTTACAGTTCCTTTGCTCAAAATCAATTAAGAAACCCTGGTTTTGAAGAAAGTGAAAGCGACTGGAATCTTTGGGGTGGAGAAATCTCTTTAACCGCTAAAGAAGGCAAGCGCAGCCTTAAGGTTTTTAACCGCGAGCACAAATGGTCGGGTGCTGACCAGATTGTTTTTATGCCTGAGGGAGTAGTAGAGTTAGTTGTTAGTGGATGGATGAAGGTGGACAGTGTAAAGCGGGGCAACCAGCCATGGGAGCAGGCACGTATTTCAGTAGAACTCCTAAATGAAGCAGGTGCTTTGGAAGGTGGCTATCCGCCTGTGGTAGGACAGCGGACTGGTACAAGAGATTGGACTTTTTACTCAAACACCTACCCAATTTCCACGGCCGTCAGAAGCGTAAAAGTATTTGTAGGTTTGGGCAATGCCAGCGGAACGGCCTATTTTGATGAGCTTACTGTACAGTTTAAAGACAAAAATGGCGACTTTCTGGATGCCGAACTCCCTTCTGGACCTGTAGATGAAGGAAACTGGTATGCATTTGAGGTTCAGCCTGCACTTAATGGGAGCCATTATGTAGACTGGTCGAACCTTCTGGATGCGCCCGCAGGTAAACATGGCTTTTTGCAGACATCTGGAAATAAAGTGGTTTTTGAAGACGGCACGCCTGCAAAGTTTTGGGGCGTTAACCTGGTAGGGGGAAACTGTTTTCCTTCAAAAAAAACTGCCGATTCACTTGCCACGCGTCTGAGCAAGATGGGCTGTAACCTGGTACGCTTCCACCATATGGATGCTCCATGGGCAGACCCTAATATTTTTAATAGTGGCGCCGCGGCTGAAAAACTATCTCCTGAAAGCCTGGACAAACTCGACTACCTGATTCATGCTTTGAAGAAAAAAGGTATCTACACCTTTCTCGACCTGCTGGTGCATAGGGATTTTAATGGTCTTGAGGGTGTTGAGCATGACCTGCCAGACTTAGGAGGAAAACAGGTTGGATATTTTCACGATAAAGTTATTGAATATCAAGTAGATTATGCGCAGCAGTTGCTTTCACATAAAAATCCTTATACCAAACTTCATTATTATGAAGAGCCTGCTATAATTGCGTCAGAATTTATCAATGAATCCTCTGCTTTTTTACACTTTGGAGGGGATATACTTAATGAGCCTTACCGGAAAATGGCTCAGGAAAAGTTTGAAAAAGAATACCCTGGAAAAAAGCTTTCATCCTTCGGCCTTGATTATGGTACTGGTAATTCGTCACCTTCTATTAATGAGAAAGACAATACCCGAGGTGACGTGAAAGAAAGCATCGCTTTTTACAACAACATAGAAAGAAAGTATTACCAATATATGTACGACCAGCTCAGGGAGGCCGGTGCAAAATACTTGCTTGCAGGGAGTAATTTCCCAATACCCGTTTTGGCCAACCAGTACAACAATACCAAACTGGACTTTATCATTACCAATGAATACTGGGACCATCCGCAAATCTGGAAAATTGATAACGATTGGTCGCGGATTTTGTATGCGCCTATTGAGAACCTGAGTATGCTTAAGAATCCTCAGAAGAACATCATGCTAAACATCTCAAAGTTCCGGTGGGCTGATAAGCCGCTTATGGTTACAGAATACAATATTTGCTATCCTAATGAGTATGCGCTGGAGGGCTTTCCTTTTGCAGCAGCTTATGCTTCCCTGCAGGGTTTTGATGGCATGATGGAGTTTGATTTTGACTCTACCATGCCAGGCGGAGATGAGTTGCACCCTTTTATGATGTCGCGCTTGCCAGAACAGGTAGCGCAATGGGTAGTGGCAGCACCTATGTTCCTGAGGGGCGACATTAAGCAGGCGCCGGGACTGGTAACTGATTTTATAAAACCGGAACAATGGCAGTCTCTTCCGCTGTACAGCGATTTCCTTGACAAGAACTTTTACCTGCCTTTTGTTACCAAAGTAGCCAAGACAACAGACTCAACAGCGGTACAGCCTATCGGAGATTTTGCCTCTTTTCACGATGCTGACAAGAAGGTAATTAAAAGTGAAACAGGCGAGCTTGCACTTGACTATGGCGCGGGTGTCATGCAGATAAGAAGTGAAAATGTTCAAGGGGTAACAGGTGGCCTGAAAGGGCAGAAGTTCAGTTTCCCTTTCATGGATGTGGAAGTACAAAACTCCTGGGCATCTGTCCTGGTCGTTTCGGCTGATGGAAAACCACTGTCGGAATCTAAGAAGGTTTACCTTGTTACCACAACTCCAATAAAGGCCACTGGTCAAAAATACAATTACTCGCGCAAAGGAATCACTGATGCTGGCAAACTTCCTCTGCTTGTACAGGAAATGGAAGGACAGGTGACTTTTAAAAGAAAAGCAAAGTTCAGGGTTTACCCACTTACCATTCACGGCGACAAAAAAGCGAGGGTCAGGCTCAAAGACAATAAATTGGATACTTCTAAAGGAAAGACTTTTGTCTATGAGGTGAAGGTGAGGTGA
- a CDS encoding YihY/virulence factor BrkB family protein: MEKGRHAERPKQIPAKGWKEVLIRVKDNFTSDYLDVVSAGVGFYFFLALFPLIAASIAIYGLIFDPQEVEQHIEGLAGALPQEAHTLISQGLQNLVEQSEQGLGWALVISILVSLWSANQGTKAVFDGVNIAYNEKIERSFIKNNLLGFAVTLGGIVVGLISAVLVIGFPAVVGRLGLPETLTGILSFVRWPLLFAIVIFSFGVIYKVSPDRENPKFRWTSPGAVFATCLWIAGSLLFSLYVDNFGDFDATYGSVAAVIILMLWFQLTAISILIGAEINSELEHQTSKDTTTGEPHPMGERGAWHADHVAKTEEKEEEEKEEKHKQREPAKRKKTRRAGGKIRKPNDFRDKSDN, translated from the coding sequence ATGGAGAAAGGAAGGCACGCAGAAAGACCAAAGCAGATACCTGCAAAAGGATGGAAAGAGGTACTTATTAGGGTAAAAGACAATTTCACGAGCGACTATCTGGATGTAGTTTCAGCGGGAGTTGGATTTTACTTCTTTTTGGCACTTTTCCCGTTAATAGCAGCATCAATAGCCATTTATGGTTTGATTTTCGACCCTCAGGAGGTAGAACAACATATAGAGGGATTGGCAGGTGCTTTACCACAAGAAGCACATACGCTTATCTCACAAGGACTGCAAAACCTGGTGGAACAATCGGAGCAGGGACTGGGATGGGCCTTGGTCATAAGTATCTTGGTCAGTTTATGGTCTGCCAACCAAGGTACGAAAGCCGTTTTCGACGGAGTAAACATTGCTTACAATGAGAAAATAGAGCGAAGTTTTATTAAGAATAATTTATTAGGATTTGCCGTAACCTTAGGCGGTATAGTAGTAGGCCTTATTAGCGCAGTGCTGGTCATAGGATTTCCAGCAGTAGTCGGCAGACTAGGACTTCCTGAAACCCTTACGGGAATACTTTCTTTTGTGAGATGGCCTTTACTGTTTGCGATTGTCATCTTTTCTTTTGGTGTTATTTATAAGGTATCTCCTGACAGGGAAAATCCAAAGTTCAGATGGACAAGTCCGGGAGCAGTTTTCGCTACCTGTCTTTGGATTGCAGGTTCTCTGCTGTTCTCGCTTTATGTAGACAATTTTGGAGACTTTGATGCCACTTATGGTTCAGTAGCTGCAGTTATTATCCTCATGCTATGGTTCCAACTTACGGCCATCAGCATTTTGATAGGCGCAGAGATAAATTCTGAACTGGAACACCAAACCAGTAAAGACACTACGACAGGAGAACCACACCCTATGGGCGAAAGAGGCGCCTGGCATGCAGACCATGTGGCTAAAACCGAGGAAAAAGAAGAAGAAGAAAAAGAGGAGAAACACAAACAAAGAGAGCCTGCCAAAAGGAAAAAAACTCGTAGAGCGGGCGGGAAAATTCGTAAGCCTAATGATTTTAGGGACAAAAGTGATAATTAG
- a CDS encoding MarC family protein — protein MLTAIISFLVMLNPFALFLYLKPVMSDLTDGEFRFVLFKATVMSFFTLLAFLVFGDVVFSKVFRINFDSFRIFGGIVIFSFAYMFIVQGKKAFIQMKGDLHDLASEIALPFMVGAGTISLTVLMGEELEIWEGILSLVIILLVNYAIIMGLKLIRNSLHSKVIRQAFDKNMELLLRIFGFFIGAIGIDMVVTGISNLLSAGVLG, from the coding sequence ATGTTAACAGCGATTATTAGTTTTCTTGTAATGCTAAACCCATTTGCTCTTTTTCTTTACCTAAAACCGGTAATGAGTGACCTGACCGATGGGGAGTTTAGGTTTGTGTTGTTCAAAGCTACTGTTATGTCATTTTTTACCTTGTTGGCGTTCCTGGTATTCGGAGATGTCGTTTTTTCAAAAGTTTTTCGCATCAACTTTGACTCATTTCGGATTTTTGGTGGCATAGTTATTTTTTCATTTGCTTACATGTTCATTGTCCAAGGGAAAAAGGCTTTTATACAAATGAAGGGAGATCTACATGATTTGGCCTCAGAAATAGCCTTGCCTTTTATGGTGGGTGCAGGTACCATTTCTTTGACAGTACTTATGGGAGAGGAGCTTGAGATATGGGAAGGAATTTTGTCCTTGGTCATAATATTGCTTGTAAATTATGCAATCATTATGGGTTTGAAATTGATTCGTAACAGCCTCCACTCTAAAGTAATTCGTCAGGCATTTGATAAAAACATGGAGCTTCTGTTGCGTATCTTTGGCTTCTTTATCGGTGCCATAGGTATTGATATGGTAGTGACTGGAATAAGTAATTTGTTGTCTGCAGGGGTGCTAGGGTAG
- a CDS encoding type IX secretion system membrane protein PorP/SprF, whose translation MNKLRFLFLLLLPFSVEAQQVPMFSQYLWNHYLINPAVGGAENFMEAKAGHRNQWTGLPGAPRSIYMTGHSQIGKKTINRESVDVVPSEDGEYKEPGRLGRLLGYKRRENATVPSGYKVKPHHGVGGMVMLDQAGLYSNASVHASYAYHIPLTPKVYASMGAFIGVRQHRMDWSRAVLEEDGDMAIAYNNNMHGLVPDAMVGMMVYGERFYTGFSINQLLAGEAAFGNQVQPHVTGVYNMERHYFFTGGYRMRISDEVALVPSTLVRFFPGTVPAVDLTVKANYMDLLWGGVSYRTADAVVFLIGFTYADRFDFGYSYDISMLDGNRYHRPNSHEIMLGLRIINRKYGNARPSFVW comes from the coding sequence ATGAATAAGCTTAGATTTTTGTTTTTGCTCCTATTGCCTTTTTCTGTCGAGGCCCAGCAGGTTCCTATGTTTTCGCAATACCTTTGGAACCATTATTTAATAAACCCTGCTGTTGGGGGTGCTGAAAATTTTATGGAGGCCAAAGCCGGCCATAGAAACCAATGGACAGGCTTGCCAGGTGCACCGAGAAGTATTTATATGACAGGTCATAGCCAAATTGGCAAAAAGACTATAAACCGGGAGAGTGTAGATGTTGTTCCGTCGGAAGATGGTGAGTATAAAGAGCCTGGGAGGTTGGGCAGGCTTTTAGGATACAAAAGGCGTGAAAATGCTACTGTTCCTTCTGGGTATAAGGTTAAGCCTCACCATGGAGTAGGAGGTATGGTTATGCTGGACCAAGCTGGTCTTTACTCTAATGCTTCAGTCCACGCATCTTATGCATACCATATTCCTTTGACGCCTAAAGTATACGCTTCTATGGGTGCATTTATAGGGGTGCGGCAGCACCGTATGGACTGGAGTCGTGCTGTGTTGGAAGAGGATGGGGATATGGCCATTGCTTATAACAATAACATGCATGGGTTAGTACCAGATGCCATGGTTGGCATGATGGTTTACGGCGAACGGTTTTATACTGGCTTTTCTATTAATCAGCTTTTGGCTGGAGAGGCTGCTTTTGGAAACCAAGTGCAGCCACATGTGACCGGGGTATATAATATGGAAAGGCATTACTTTTTTACTGGTGGCTATCGGATGAGGATTAGCGACGAAGTGGCCCTGGTACCTTCTACATTGGTTCGTTTTTTCCCTGGAACGGTTCCTGCAGTTGACCTTACTGTAAAAGCAAATTATATGGACCTGTTATGGGGTGGAGTTTCCTACCGTACTGCAGATGCAGTTGTCTTCCTTATTGGCTTTACCTATGCAGACCGGTTTGATTTTGGGTATTCTTATGATATTTCCATGCTTGATGGGAATAGGTACCATAGACCTAATTCTCATGAAATAATGCTTGGTCTCAGAATCATCAATAGGAAGTATGGTAATGCCAGACCGAGTTTTGTATGGTAA